The proteins below are encoded in one region of Zerene cesonia ecotype Mississippi chromosome 10, Zerene_cesonia_1.1, whole genome shotgun sequence:
- the LOC119829365 gene encoding uncharacterized protein LOC119829365, whose protein sequence is MKCNLKELALLSDKPCIMEGRLNYKKISGNYRNQTAYKERWFRLINNYLFYFKISEMGNFDTKTPAGVFVMENSSIQMEHGHHISFSFSISFIDEPDKRHIFAARSEDNVVQWVLKLRQCSYEYLRNQLHTLQSKIYSITGKDPLLLVPRNDGACLWAPSVPFSTVPACTVNTSSFSCHLHTNGAFTLERSKSDVQAHRHLRSEYQNNAIFYTNNDVDIKPKIDSQGMFCSLEKSKTSILTASLNPIDISIFDNRPLYSRTAPSPPNSILDVAPIPPKRKISPKYSDNSVASSSNHNLNSSKEILDKPSEDLIQF, encoded by the exons ATGAAATGCAATCTTAAAGAACTCGCTCTTTTGAGCGATAAACCTTGTATTATGGAAGggagattaaattataaaaaaatttcggGAAATTATCGTAATCAGACAg cataCAAAGAAAGATGGTTTAGATTAATTAACaactacttattttattttaaaataagtgaaaTGGGTAACTTTGATACTAAAACACCAGCTGGAGTTTTTGTCATGGAAAACTCATCGATTCAAATGGAACATGGACATCAcatatcattttcattttctatttctttcat TGATGAACCAGACAAACGTCACATTTTTGCTGCTCGAAGTGAAGATAATGTGGTGCAATGGGTATTGAAGTTAAGACAGTGTTCATATGAGTACTTACGTAATCAGTTGCATACTCTTCAGTCAAAAATTTACTCTATTACTGGGaag GATCCACTACTTCTTGTACCACGGAATGACGGTGCATGTTTGTGGGCACCATCGGTACCATTCTCTACAGTACCAGCTTGCACAGTAAACACTAGCTCTTTCAGCTGTCATCTTCATACTAATGGTGCATTTACTCTAGAAAGGAGCAAATCAGATGTTCAGGCTCATAGACATTTAAGATCTGAATATCAaaacaatgcaatattttatactaacaaTGATGTAGATATAAAGCCAAAGATAGATAGCCAAGGGATGTTTTGTTCTTTGGAAAAGAGCAAAACGTCTATTTTAACAGCTAGCTTAAATCCCATTGACATATCAATTTTTGATAACAGACCTCTATACTCAAGGACTGCACCTAGTCCCCCA AACAGTATTTTAGACGTAGCACCAATTCCTCCTAAAAGGAAAATTTCACCCAAATACAGTGATAATAGTGTTGCTTCTTCAAGTaaccataatttaaattctagcAAAGAAATACTAGACAAACCAAGTGAAGATCTTATCcagttttag
- the LOC119829521 gene encoding ankyrin repeat domain-containing protein 49, producing MMSSDSEDEAMKPRDYKEIADEIEQCKRNPETSGMFVSGWDDAEVDVETVENPKENPIDHVLWAAENGELDILKGLLEKQPGLVHAQDSDGYTPLHRAAYSNHVNIISYLLSAGANIGSRTELGWTPLHSACNWNNYAAVARLLSGGASPLALSDGAQSPLHLASAISHCKSTLVILFLREDMVELAKRPNNSNETPEQLARGHGIYAPLFEMVLPAVSYIRSLAFTCNPYYRNTSH from the exons ATGATGTCATCTGATTCTGAAGATGAAGCTATGAAACCCCGCGATTACAAAGAAATTGCTGATGAAATAGAACAATGTAAAAGAAATCCAGAAACCTCTGGAATGTTTGTATCAGGTTGGGATGATGCTGAAGTTGATGTAGAAACTGTTGAAAATCCGAagg aaaATCCCATTGACCATGTCTTATGGGCAGCTGAAAATGGGGAACTGGATATCTTAAAAGGCTTGCTAGAAAAACAGCCTGGCCTAGTTCATGCACAAGACTCTGATGGGTATACTCCACTACATCGTGCTGCATATAGTAATCACgtcaatataatatcatacttGCTGAGTGCAGGGGCTAATATAGGTTCAAGAACTGAACTTGGTTGGACACCGTTACACTCTGCATGTAATTGGAATAACTATGCAGCAGTAGCAAGACTTCTTTCAGGAGGAGCGAGCCCTCTTGCTCTATCTGATGGAG cACAATCACCATTACATCTTGCATCAGCAATCAGCCACTGTAAATCTACACTGGTCATCTTATTTTTACGAGAAGATATGGTTGAACTTGCAAAGAGACCCAACAATTCAAATGAAACCCCTGAGCAATTAGCCCGTGGTCATGGGATTTATGCTCCATTATTTGAAATGGTTTTGCCAGCTGTATCTTACATAAGATCTTTAGCTTTTACTTGTAATCCATATTATAGGAATACAtctcattaa
- the LOC119829366 gene encoding histone-lysine N-methyltransferase, H3 lysine-79 specific: MALDLRLHSPAGAEPVVYTWPLTSGHGSDKHDGALEIVETIRWVCDDLPEMKGALEKNILSDYDTHSYESMRALCDRFNRAIDSVVALEKGTSLPAQRLNKYPSRGLLKHILQQTYNQAVADPEKLNQYEPFSPEVYGETSYELVCQMIDQIDITAEDVFVDLGSGVGQVVLQMAAATPCRICFGVEKAEVPSKYAESMDLNFRMWMKWYGKKYGEYKLIKGDFLMDEHREKINSATIVFVNNFAFGPHVDHQLKERFADLKDGAKIVSSKSFCPLNFRITDRNLSDIGTIMHVSEMSPLKGSVSWTGKPVSYYLHIIDRTKLERYFQRLKNPKLKGIQNGCDDGEGSSKRNVSAPPTRQPTPDLLNGNSNHSTGSLPERRRKVARPRPIRGENGRTRARATVAKRRVARRSSDESDEESSGTDDAPPGPEPAPREWGAPWASSSDSNRRGRSTKRSASAGGARRRAARAKRRRAARPNIAGLDLLHSTTLASTIHNGAVTAPPPGCVEQRLSALGVQLQSPERLHSELEIPRSPHTPYSLQLLLDMFRDQYLAFIARMNSPEYALDIRHQIDKEKERNQKLKSRASQLDKQISVLISDSVALLKARMSELGIHANNTVDLLAKAKEIVGRHKELQSKASKLQAQVNNIEVEQAMLVKQRTFEITEKYRQLGHIPPDVEITQSIAHDCILKEISATLAHRKRLHAQVGHLQNEIIQMEKASEQQKAPTPTVPVATVKPHTVNSKPRKSRDHRSRSQDWPDVPDVGKIEEQNPEILAQKILETGRQIEAGKITKPNVIVNGYIKDPDRHADHRQQKAALPIHRSQILPQRSGQVTPLSRQSPVKSQKPLNVVTKVQESPKVINFEDRLKSIITSVLNEDQEQRKASRLEPRQPVPNHTYNNGYVRPNGPHPAYVARPASSGNTPQAYARPMRDMRDPRDGRDPRDIRDSRDVRDSRDVRDSRDMRDPRDMRDARDARDPRDVRERDVRDVRDVRRERYGYERREPRPSHAHHEPRPPDIRNHHPSQPDYTQVSPAKLALRRHLSQERLSGGARTIGDLVNGEIERTLEISNQSIINAAVHMSARYHEPPAAAHQPLEGLAACLQARVLASEYWRGRGGEPNAGAAGAGAGAGAGAGAMSWSCQKFNKL, from the exons ATGGCTTTGGATTTACGCTTGCATTCTCCTGCAGGCGCGGAACCCGTTGTTTATACATGGCCTCTTACATCGGGTCATGGCTCG GACAAACACGATGGGGCCCTGGAGATAGTAGAAACTATAAG gtgGGTATGCGACGATCTGCCGGAAATGAAGGGTGCCTTGGAGAAGAACATCCTAAGCGACTACGACACCCACTCATACGAAAGTATGCGAGCTCTTTGCGACCGCTTCAACCGCGCCATAGACTCAGTTGTTGCTTTG GAAAAAGGTACATCACTGCCAGCTCAGCGCCTAAACAAGTACCCGTCCAGAGGTTTGCTGAAGCACATTCTACAGCAAACTTATAACCAAGCCGTTGCCGATCCAGAAAAATTGAACCAATACGAGCCTTTTTCACCTGAG GTATACGGCGAAACTTCTTATGAGCTAGTATGTCAAATGATAGATCAAATAGATATAACTGCCGAAGATGTGTTCGTGGATTTGGGATCAGGCGTTGGCCAAGTTGTGCTACAAATGGCGGCAGCGACACCTTGCCGTATCTGTTTTGGTGTCGAGAAAGCGGAAGTGCCTAGTAAATATGCagag aGCATGGATCTAAACTTTAGGATGTGGATGAAATGGTATGGGAAAAAATACGgagaatataaattgataaaaggAGACTTTTTGATGGATGAACATAGAGAAAAGATAAATTCAGCTacgattgtttttgttaacaattttGCCTTTGGGCCCCACGTCGATCACCAACTGAAAGAAAGATTTGCAGATTTAAAGGATGGTGCAAAAATCGTATCTTCAAAGAGCTTTTGCCCACTCAACTTTAGGATAACTGACAGAAACCTAAGCGACATTGGGACCATAATGCATGTTAGTGAAATGTCACCACTGAAAGGTTCCGTGTCTTGGACAGGAAAGCCAGTATCttactatttacatataatagatAGGACCAAATTAGAGAGATACTTTCAAAGACTGAAAAATCCGAAACTCAAG GGAATTCAAAATGGATGTGACGACGGAGAGGGAAGTAGTAAAAGGAATGTAAGCGCGCCACCGACGAGACAACCTACACCCGATTTGCTCAATGGCAATAGTAATCATAGCACCGGCTCACTGCCAGAAAGGAGACGAAAGGTTGCGAGACCGAGACCTATtag GGGCGAGAACGGGCGAACGCGCGCGCGCGCCACGGTGGCGAAGCGTCGCGTGGCGCGGCGCTCGAGCGACGAGAGCGACGAGGAGTCGAGCGGCACGGACGACGCGCCGCCCGGCCCCGAGCCCGCGCCGCGCGAGTGGGGCGCGCCCTGGGCCTCCTCCTCGGACTCCA ATCGCCGCGGGCGCAGTACGAAGCGCAGCGCgagcgcgggcggcgcgcggcggcgggcggcgcgggcgaagcggcgccgcgccgcgcgcccCAACATCGCCGGCCTCGACCTGCTGCACTCCACCACGCTCGCCTCCACTATACACAATGGCGCT GTGACGGCGCCGCCGCCCGGGTGCGTGGAGCAGCGGCTGTCGGCGCTGGGCGTGCAGCTGCAGTCGCCGGAGCGGCTGCACTCGGAGCTGGAGATCCCGCGCTCGCCGCACACGCCCTACAGCCTGCAGCTGCTGCTCGACATGTTCCGCGACCAGTACCTCGCCTTCATCGCGCGCATGAACTCGCCGGAGTACGCGCTCGACATACGCCACCAGATTGATAAGGAGAAG GAAAGAAACCAAAAATTGAAATCCAGAGCTTCTCAGttagacaaacaaataagTGTTCTTATTAGCGACAGTGTGGCGTTGTTGAAAGCGCGCATGAGTGAGTTGGGTATTCACGCTAATAATACAGTTGATCTGCTGGCGAAGGCAAAGGAAATTGTTGGAAGGCATAAAGAGCTTCAAAGTAAAGCAAGTAAACTGCAGGCTCAG GTCAATAATATAGAAGTCGAACAAGCTATGTTAGTGAAGCAAAGGACGTTTGAGATAACTGAAAAGTATAGACAGTTAGGGCATATACCGCCCGACGTCGAGATCACGCAGAGTATAGCGCACGATTGcatattgaaagaaatatcGGCCACGTTAGCACATAGGAAACGGTTACACGCACAAGTTGGTCACTtgcaaaatgaaattattcaaatggAAAAAGCAAGTGAACAACAAAAAGCACCGACACCGACCGTGCCTGTAGCGACTGTTAAACCGCATACAGTGAACTCTAAGCCGAGGAAATCGAGAGATCATCGATCCAGATCCCAGGATTGGCCAGATGTACCCGATGTTGGTAAAATTGAAGAGCAAAACCCTGAGATCTTGGCTCAGAAAATATTAGAAACGGGGCGGCAAATAGAAGCTGGAAAAATAACCAAACCAAATGTTATTGTGAATGGATATATCAAAGACCCAGATCGGCATGCTGATCACag gcAACAAAAGGCAGCTCTTCCAATACATCGTTCACAAATACTGCCTCAGCGAAGCGGACAAGTGACACCGCTGTCGCGTCAATCGCCCGTCAAGTCGCAAAAGCCGCTCAACGTGGTCACTAAAGTGCAGGAATCACCCAAGGTGATCAATTTCGAAGACCGTTTGAAAAGCATAATAACTTCGGTGTTGAATGAAGATCAAGAACAACGTAAAGCTTCTCGACTGGAG cCGAGACAGCCAGTACCAAATCACACATACAACAACGGGTACGTGCGGCCGAACGGTCCGCATCCCGCTTATGTAGCGCGGCCGGCATCTTCAGGGAATACGCCGCAAGCGTACGCCCGGCCAATGCGGGACATGCGCGATCCAAGAGACGGACGTGACCCGCGGGACATACGCGACTCGCGTGACGTGCGAGACTCACGCGACGTGCGTGACTCGAGGGATATGCGGGATCCAAGAGATATGCGTGACGCCCGCGATGCGCGTGACCCCAGAGACGTGAGAGAGCGCGACGTGCGCGACGTGCGGGACGTGCGCCGCGAGCGGTACGGCTACGAGCGGCGAGAGCCCCGCCCTTCGCACGCGCATCATGAGCCGCGCCCGCCAGACATACGCAACCACCACCCGTCGCAACCGGATTATACACAg GTGTCCCCAGCGAAGCTAGCGCTACGTCGGCATTTGTCGCAGGAACGCCTGTCGGGCGGCGCGCGCACCATCGGCGACCTGGTCAACGGCGAGATCGAGCGCACGCTGGAGATCAGCAACCAGAGCATCATCAACGCGGCCGTGCACATGAGCGCGCGCTACCACGagccgcccgccgccgcgcacCAGCCGCTCGAAG GATTGGCTGCGTGTCTGCAAGCGCGCGTGCTGGCATCAGAGTActggcgcgggcgcggcggcgagCCAAACGCGGGCGCCGCAggggcgggcgcgggcgcgggggcgggCGCGG GCGCAATGTCTTGGTCGTGCCAAAAATTTAACAAGTTGTAA
- the LOC119829677 gene encoding probable ATP-dependent RNA helicase Dbp73D yields the protein MDLFIINRYKGTGENNDVSESLHLQRLKEQIEERKKAAKELSVDVSLTLNEEVLNESKENLDLPETTTNILETKSPSDDKRTLKNQIEVKKDEEKKSISDFQVLGSSDFEKKPQVERVLPYWLSHAYSVSKNLQKLTCKVEEQVWLHSILKENLTREGVTHLFPVQEQVIPFILQEHKLPAPLWPHDVCVSAPTGSGKTLSFVLPIIQTLMPELGHHIRALIVLPVQELAAQVAAVFRKYCTNTGLKVALLSGSTPWQKEQQQILRYTDTHGWISETDIIVCTAGRLVEHLQNTEGFSLKQLKFLVIDEADRIMDNIQNDWLYHLYKHIKLEGHATNKIAHLNWDFICDTKAPPHKLLFSATLSPDPELLEQWGLFQPKLFSVAPISDSLNKLQIKKYTTPDELKEQFVLCSIEEKPLVLYHFVVEQKWDKVLCFTNSGQSAHRLTMLLNNWAQNQIKVAELSASLDRSSRDNVLKKFKKCEINVIISTDALARGIDIPDCNYVISYDPPKNIKTYVHRIGRTGRAGHIGNAVTILVQNQMQMFKEILESGGKADIPQIEVTSDKLTPLISSYQLAISSTKQSIYVENNTKVKKSIELKRGAKTKSRKRKHSEGKTIN from the exons ATggatttattcatcatcaatAG ATATAAAGGTACCGGTGAAAATAATGATGTCTCCGAATCCTTACATCTGCAAAGACTCAAGGAACAAATTGAAGAAAGGAAAAAAGCTGCTAAGGAACTTTCAGTCGACGTATCATTAACATTGAACGAAGaagttttaaatgaatcaaaagaaaatttgGATCTTCCAGAAACTACCACAAATATTTTGGAAACAAAGTCTCCATCAGATGATAAGAGAActttgaaaaatcaaattgaagttaaaaaagatgaagaaaaaaaaagtatcagCGACTTCCAAGTGTTAGGCAGTAGTGATTTTGAGAAAAAACCTcag gTGGAAAGAGTTTTACCATACTGGTTGTCACATGCGTACAGTGTATCAAAAAACTTGCAAAAATTAACTTGTAAAGTGGAAGAACAAGTTTGGCTGCACAGTATATTAAAAGAGAACCTAACAAGAGAAGGCGTCACTCATTTATTTCCAGTCCAAGAGCAAGTTATACCATTTATTCTACAGGAACATAAACTGCCTGCTCCATTGTGGCCTCATGATGTTTGTGTCTCTGCCCCAACTGGCAGTGGCAAAACGCTGTCTTTTGTTTTGCCAATAATACag ACCCTAATGCCTGAGTTGGGACATCACATAAGAGCTCTCATTGTTTTACCAGTTCAAGAGCTAGCTGCTCAAGTGGCTGcagtatttagaaaatattgtacaaatacTGGACTTAAAGTGGCCTTATTAAGTGGATCCACACCATGGCAAAAGGAGCAACAACAGATATTGCGATATA CCGACACACATGGATGGATAAGTGAAActgatattattgtatgtactGCAGGCAGATTAGTAGAGCACCTACAAAACACCGAAGGTTTCTCactaaaacaattaaagttTCTTGTAATAGATGAAGCTGACAGAATTATGGACAATATCCAAAATGATTGGTTATATCACTTATataagcacatcaaactagaAGGGCATGCAACTAATAAAATTGCACATCTAAACTGGGATTTTATCTGCGACACAAAAGCACCACCACACAAACTTCTATTTTCAGCAACATTATCACCCGATCCGGAATTGTTAGAACAATGGGGTCTTTTTCAGCCTAAACTTTTCTCAGTTGCTCCCATATCAGactcattaaataaacttcaaaTCAAAAAGTATACTACACCAGATGAATTGAAGGAGCAGTTTGTTTTGTGTTCCATTGAAGAAAAGCCACTTGTTCTATATCATTTTGTGGTTGAACAGAAATGGGATAAAGTTCTCTGCTTTACAAATTCAGGTCAATCGGCTCATAGATTGACAATGCTCTTAAATAATTGGGCCCAGAATCAAATAAAAGTTGCAGAGTTATCTGCATCTTTAGATAGATCATCAAGGgataatgttttgaaaaaatttaagaaatgtgAAATTAATGT tattaTAAGCACTGATGCTTTAGCAAGAGGAATAGATATACCAGactgtaattatgtaatatcatATGATCCTCCAAAGAATATAAAGACATATGTACATAGAATAGGACGAACTGGCAGAGCTGGCCACATAGGGAATGCTGTTACTATCTTGGTTCAAAATCAAATGCAGATGTTCAAG GAAATACTGGAATCCGGCGGTAAGGCGGATATCCCACAAATAGAAGTTACATCAGACAAGTTAACACCTCTAATAAGTAGTTATCAGCTAGCTATTTCATCAACAAAACAGTCGATCTATGTTGAAAACAACACGAAGGTTAAAAAATCCATAGAATTAAAGCGAGGAGCCAAAACAAAATCGCGGAAACGAAAACACAGCGAAggcaaaacaattaattaa